A part of Hippea maritima DSM 10411 genomic DNA contains:
- a CDS encoding lytic transglycosylase domain-containing protein, with translation MIVILLFYIDAYAKLVAIKQKDGRVVFTNISRDVFFRAAFRNAHSKKKVMALIEKLSKFYGVDVKLVKAIAKIESNYNPVATSSKNAKGVMQLMDKTAQYYGVSDPYDVEENIKGGILFLRHLIEKYHDAKLVAAAYNAGETAVDKYKGIPPYQETRYYVNKFLRVYEGRPLLKIRAHKPGFNITKTKRIINKNGVFTNLRVGLW, from the coding sequence TTGATTGTTATATTGCTTTTTTATATCGACGCTTATGCGAAACTTGTAGCTATAAAACAAAAAGACGGAAGAGTTGTATTTACAAATATCAGTAGAGATGTTTTTTTTAGGGCTGCTTTTAGAAATGCTCACTCGAAGAAAAAAGTCATGGCATTGATAGAAAAATTGTCGAAGTTCTATGGTGTTGATGTAAAGCTGGTTAAAGCTATAGCAAAAATAGAATCAAACTACAACCCGGTAGCTACATCATCAAAGAATGCAAAAGGCGTTATGCAGCTTATGGATAAAACCGCCCAATATTATGGAGTCTCAGACCCTTATGATGTTGAGGAGAATATAAAAGGTGGCATTTTGTTTTTGAGGCATTTGATTGAGAAGTATCACGATGCTAAACTTGTAGCGGCAGCATACAATGCGGGTGAAACGGCAGTTGATAAGTACAAGGGTATACCACCCTACCAAGAAACCCGCTATTATGTTAATAAGTTTCTTAGAGTTTATGAAGGTAGGCCTCTTTTGAAGATTCGTGCACATAAGCCTGGTTTTAATATTACTAAAACCAAAAGAATTATTAATAAAAATGGGGTATTTACAAATCTGCGAGTGGGTCTATGGTAA
- a CDS encoding tetratricopeptide repeat protein: MPRPIKSLIIVLIFLSFSINSFAYLKESVVYHYTAGYLAFFKGDFKTASDQLWAIFSEVKTKRFLNELSDVLIYEGEYRRASRVLEEAIKLYKDDKEFYYKLFDVYTILKLKKKAESLMGLIQKRFEGQPKTIKGMAFMYIKSGEYENAYNELKRYVKLKPNDVIGYYYLSQVCIKLDKYGCALDNAKKAYELAPKNPKTALLLANLYERDKYYKKAIEVYKKLPKYHFVLYFMGNDYVLLRDYKDAFASFKGAFKRAGRVDYLEKLLFIGLRLKKLKEVKNYCVNYSKLVNQSDRLKFFCALAFKDDSCNKTMSYLNNINDKVEFYEDVLYAKIDCLIKENKKKELFDRLAKLKKVDFYLYAASGFVRMKKCRSAIDIINLAAKRFKSKKDLSIIYFYKGDVYYDCLKDKFHAVSALKQSLVFDPDNARALNYLGYMYIDEDIDPKKGLLFVKKALKIDKDNPYYLDSLGWGYFKLKEYKKAEIYLKKAIVLFEKDNESVVVSLKHLANVYIKEGKKKDALESLRRVLKLKSDDKEAKELLKKLK, translated from the coding sequence ATGCCAAGACCCATTAAGAGCCTTATAATAGTTTTGATTTTTTTGAGTTTTTCCATAAATAGTTTTGCCTATCTAAAAGAGTCTGTGGTCTATCATTATACAGCTGGGTACTTGGCGTTTTTTAAAGGTGATTTCAAAACGGCGTCTGACCAACTTTGGGCTATTTTCTCTGAGGTAAAAACCAAAAGGTTTTTAAACGAGTTATCCGATGTTTTAATCTATGAAGGGGAATACCGCAGGGCATCAAGAGTTCTTGAAGAGGCGATAAAACTATATAAGGATGACAAGGAATTCTACTATAAACTTTTTGATGTGTATACTATTCTCAAACTCAAAAAGAAGGCAGAAAGCTTAATGGGCCTTATACAGAAGCGCTTTGAAGGTCAGCCAAAAACTATAAAAGGCATGGCATTTATGTATATAAAAAGCGGCGAATACGAAAATGCCTACAATGAGTTAAAAAGATATGTAAAATTAAAACCGAATGATGTGATAGGTTATTACTATCTTTCTCAAGTTTGTATTAAGCTTGATAAATACGGTTGCGCTTTGGATAATGCGAAAAAGGCTTACGAACTTGCCCCTAAGAACCCAAAAACAGCGTTATTGCTTGCAAATTTATATGAGAGGGATAAGTATTACAAAAAGGCTATAGAGGTTTATAAAAAACTACCAAAATATCACTTTGTTCTTTATTTTATGGGTAATGATTATGTTCTTTTGAGGGACTATAAGGATGCTTTTGCCTCTTTTAAAGGTGCATTTAAAAGGGCAGGTAGGGTGGATTATCTTGAAAAGCTCCTTTTTATAGGTCTAAGACTGAAAAAACTTAAAGAGGTTAAAAACTACTGTGTAAATTACAGCAAACTTGTAAATCAGTCGGATAGATTAAAGTTTTTCTGCGCTTTAGCCTTTAAAGACGACAGTTGCAATAAAACCATGTCCTATCTCAATAACATAAACGATAAGGTTGAATTTTACGAGGATGTTTTATATGCCAAGATAGATTGTTTAATTAAAGAAAACAAAAAGAAAGAGCTTTTTGACAGACTGGCAAAACTAAAAAAAGTGGATTTCTACCTTTATGCTGCATCCGGTTTTGTCAGGATGAAAAAGTGCAGGAGCGCTATAGATATTATAAATTTAGCAGCAAAGAGATTTAAATCCAAAAAAGACCTATCGATTATCTATTTCTATAAAGGTGATGTCTATTACGACTGTTTGAAAGATAAGTTTCATGCCGTATCGGCTCTTAAACAATCTTTGGTGTTTGATCCTGACAATGCAAGGGCATTGAACTACTTGGGTTATATGTATATAGATGAAGATATAGACCCCAAAAAGGGGCTTTTGTTTGTAAAGAAGGCTCTGAAGATAGATAAGGATAACCCTTATTATTTAGATAGTTTAGGTTGGGGGTATTTTAAGCTTAAAGAATATAAAAAGGCTGAGATTTATTTGAAGAAAGCTATAGTCTTGTTTGAAAAAGACAATGAATCGGTTGTTGTTAGTCTAAAACACTTGGCAAATGTGTATATTAAAGAGGGAAAGAAGAAAGATGCCTTGGAGTCTTTAAGGCGTGTTTTGAAGCTTAAGTCCGATGATAAGGAGGCAAAGGAATTATTAAAAAAACTCAAGTAA
- the ispG gene encoding flavodoxin-dependent (E)-4-hydroxy-3-methylbut-2-enyl-diphosphate synthase, with translation MSLIKRKKTKQIDVGGVKIGGGAPVVVQSMTNTDTHDVDATLKQIERLHKRGCEIVRCAVVDEDAALALRKIKQKSPIPVIADIHFNYKLALLSIQSGVDGLRINPGNIGSFDKVKEILKAAGERGIPIRIGVNSGSLEKDLLNKYNGPTDDALVESAYRWVRRIEDSNFTNMKVSIKSSDPLSTIICNEKISELIDYPLHIGVTEAGSSREGIVKSVSALSVLLRQGIGDTIRISLSEPPENEIDVCYELLNALHLRKKRSIDFVSCPTCGRIEIDLLSLVDELKKRLSDIDKPIKVAVMGCVVNALGEAKEADLAIAGGRHFGLIIKKGKLLKKVREDKLLDEFVEVVREYAKTH, from the coding sequence ATGAGTCTGATAAAGAGAAAAAAGACCAAGCAGATAGATGTAGGCGGGGTTAAAATAGGTGGCGGTGCACCTGTTGTAGTTCAATCCATGACGAATACCGATACACATGATGTAGATGCTACGCTTAAACAAATTGAAAGGTTGCATAAAAGGGGATGCGAAATTGTCAGGTGTGCGGTTGTAGATGAGGATGCAGCTCTGGCTCTAAGAAAGATAAAACAAAAAAGCCCAATTCCGGTAATTGCCGATATACATTTTAATTACAAACTTGCTCTTTTATCTATTCAAAGCGGTGTGGATGGTTTAAGGATAAATCCAGGCAATATAGGTTCTTTTGATAAGGTTAAGGAGATCTTAAAGGCTGCTGGTGAGCGTGGCATTCCCATAAGGATTGGGGTAAATAGCGGCTCGTTGGAGAAGGATTTACTTAACAAATACAATGGGCCTACAGACGATGCGTTGGTTGAAAGCGCTTATCGATGGGTGAGAAGAATAGAGGATTCTAATTTTACCAATATGAAGGTTTCGATAAAATCTTCCGATCCCCTATCTACAATTATTTGCAATGAGAAGATCTCAGAACTAATAGATTATCCTTTGCATATAGGTGTCACAGAAGCCGGAAGCTCAAGAGAAGGTATAGTAAAATCGGTTTCGGCTTTGTCTGTTCTTTTAAGGCAGGGTATTGGTGATACAATAAGGATATCCTTAAGTGAGCCACCAGAGAATGAGATAGATGTCTGTTATGAGCTGTTAAATGCATTACATTTGAGAAAAAAACGCTCAATAGATTTTGTATCATGTCCCACCTGTGGTAGAATTGAAATAGATTTGCTTTCACTTGTAGATGAACTAAAAAAAAGGCTTTCTGATATAGACAAGCCCATCAAGGTTGCCGTAATGGGATGTGTTGTTAACGCTTTAGGTGAGGCTAAGGAGGCCGATTTGGCTATAGCCGGAGGTAGGCATTTTGGCTTGATTATCAAAAAGGGCAAGTTGTTAAAAAAGGTCAGGGAAGATAAACTTTTAGATGAATTTGTAGAGGTTGTAAGGGAGTATGCCAAGACCCATTAA
- the rseP gene encoding RIP metalloprotease RseP has product MSWLWGIVGLVLMVIIHEFGHFIVARLLGVGVERFSVGFGPILFRFKPKKTEYAFSLILLGGYVKLKGESFKDDDAYQPDSFVAQPLWKRVLIVFAGPFFNIVSAVVFIALAYNIGITTLAPTVGKVMKNSPAQAAGIHEGDIVVAIDGKSVRTWKEMAKLIKLHPNKMITLKIKRGDKLIALKATPKSVRVKDVFGKEVLQGRLGIAPSGDTVKLRYGPIESVQKGIQETIYMTKLIIVGLVKLIERVIPTSEIGGPIMIIDFAGKAASAGLGAFLWFIAVISINLGILNLLPIPVLDGGHLLFYTIEAVRGKPVSEKAQENFQKIGIALLLALMLFAFVNDFRRYGVVKFVKHQIEQKK; this is encoded by the coding sequence ATGAGTTGGCTATGGGGCATTGTTGGCCTTGTTTTGATGGTTATAATACACGAGTTTGGACATTTTATTGTTGCGAGGCTTTTAGGGGTAGGTGTTGAGAGGTTTTCTGTAGGGTTTGGACCTATTCTATTTAGATTTAAACCCAAAAAGACTGAGTATGCCTTTTCTTTGATTTTGCTTGGAGGTTATGTAAAGTTAAAAGGGGAAAGCTTTAAAGATGATGATGCGTATCAGCCAGACTCGTTTGTAGCTCAACCATTATGGAAGAGAGTTTTAATAGTATTTGCTGGGCCATTTTTTAATATAGTATCGGCCGTAGTTTTTATAGCGCTTGCTTACAATATAGGGATAACAACACTTGCACCGACAGTTGGGAAGGTTATGAAAAACTCACCCGCTCAGGCTGCGGGCATTCATGAAGGTGATATTGTTGTTGCTATAGACGGCAAGAGTGTAAGAACGTGGAAAGAGATGGCTAAGCTTATAAAATTACACCCCAACAAGATGATAACCTTAAAGATTAAGAGGGGCGATAAGTTAATAGCTCTAAAAGCTACACCAAAATCTGTGAGGGTTAAGGATGTCTTTGGTAAGGAGGTTTTACAGGGCAGGTTAGGTATTGCACCATCAGGTGATACGGTTAAATTGAGATATGGCCCAATTGAGAGTGTGCAAAAGGGAATTCAGGAGACCATATATATGACTAAGCTTATAATTGTTGGTCTTGTTAAATTAATAGAGAGAGTTATACCTACCTCTGAGATAGGTGGACCTATAATGATAATAGATTTTGCAGGAAAAGCTGCATCTGCAGGTCTTGGGGCATTTTTATGGTTTATAGCTGTAATAAGCATAAATCTGGGTATTTTGAACTTACTACCCATTCCGGTTTTAGACGGCGGCCATCTTTTGTTCTATACTATAGAAGCCGTAAGGGGAAAGCCGGTAAGTGAGAAGGCTCAGGAAAATTTCCAGAAAATTGGAATAGCTCTTCTTTTGGCTTTGATGTTATTTGCCTTTGTCAACGATTTTAGAAGATATGGTGTTGTAAAATTTGTTAAACATCAAATAGAGCAGAAAAAATGA
- the dxr gene encoding 1-deoxy-D-xylulose-5-phosphate reductoisomerase, giving the protein MQNVVVLGSTGSIGVNTLDIIRYDNNFNVIGLSCNKNVELLKKQIDEFRPSYVCVASGTDLTHLKSLYPDVCFFEGKEGLVELIDLDEVDVVVNALVGVSGLLPSYFALKNKKKLALANKESLVVAGRVLRGLSYKNGIEIVPIDSEHSAIYQCLEHRDKDDVSKIILTASGGPFWDRDNFEGVEPEDALAHPNWNMGKKITIDSATMMNKGFEIIEARWLFDIPADKIDVVIHRQSIVHSAVEFVDGSIIAQIADHDMRIPIAYALTKPKRLDLPFKINLWGVGSLTFEKPDFKRFRTLEFAFEALKKEDKNLGMVLNAADEVAVDEFLNGNIDFKDIFEILEVSLYKFEDKLPEDIFEIDRDSERLKQEVLGLIRRDFGGKK; this is encoded by the coding sequence ATGCAAAACGTTGTTGTTTTAGGCTCAACCGGTTCTATAGGTGTTAATACGCTTGATATAATTAGATATGATAATAATTTCAATGTCATAGGGCTAAGTTGCAACAAAAATGTAGAGCTTTTGAAAAAACAGATTGATGAGTTTAGACCATCTTATGTGTGTGTGGCAAGTGGAACCGATTTAACTCACTTGAAATCGCTTTATCCTGATGTTTGCTTCTTTGAAGGTAAGGAGGGGCTTGTTGAACTTATTGATTTAGACGAAGTTGATGTTGTAGTTAATGCCCTTGTCGGTGTTTCTGGCCTTCTTCCAAGTTATTTTGCGTTAAAGAACAAAAAGAAACTTGCCCTTGCAAATAAGGAGAGCTTGGTTGTTGCCGGTAGGGTTTTGAGGGGTTTATCATATAAAAATGGAATTGAGATAGTGCCGATAGATTCTGAGCATTCAGCTATTTATCAATGCTTGGAGCATAGGGATAAGGATGATGTCTCTAAAATTATACTCACGGCAAGTGGGGGTCCGTTTTGGGATAGGGATAATTTTGAAGGTGTTGAGCCTGAGGATGCATTGGCTCACCCAAACTGGAATATGGGCAAAAAGATAACAATAGATTCAGCTACTATGATGAACAAGGGATTTGAAATAATAGAAGCCAGGTGGCTGTTTGATATTCCAGCAGATAAAATAGATGTTGTGATTCATAGGCAAAGCATAGTTCATTCGGCTGTTGAATTTGTAGATGGCTCTATTATAGCTCAAATTGCAGACCATGATATGAGAATACCCATAGCCTACGCTTTAACAAAGCCCAAAAGATTAGATCTACCGTTTAAGATAAACTTATGGGGGGTGGGTTCTTTAACCTTTGAAAAGCCCGATTTTAAGAGGTTTAGAACTCTTGAGTTTGCTTTTGAGGCTTTAAAAAAAGAAGACAAAAACCTTGGAATGGTGCTTAATGCTGCCGATGAGGTTGCGGTGGATGAGTTTTTAAATGGCAATATAGATTTTAAGGATATATTTGAGATTTTGGAGGTTTCGTTGTATAAATTTGAAGATAAGCTGCCCGAGGATATATTTGAAATTGATAGAGACTCAGAAAGGTTAAAGCAAGAGGTGCTTGGGCTAATTAGAAGAGATTTTGGAGGAAAGAAATGA
- a CDS encoding phosphatidate cytidylyltransferase gives MIKRIVSSVILIPLVVYLVLKADLLYVRLSFLLIEALAFSEWLGLDSRPFDFKKSLYLSLSIILSFVFLFYSMYFVDVLFFALVVSMIVGFSSLSKKEVFYDYYYFVGALYVILYSFGVKLMGFNNGRWLLLLLFVSIWSGDSFAYFCGRGFGRHKLSPLISPKKTIEGAVCGVLGGVFIGVLFGLFAKVNILDAFIVAFVSNVVGIFGDLSESVVKRFFSKKDSSHLIPGHGGILDRLDSFSFAVFFSYLVLECKTLLF, from the coding sequence GTGATAAAGCGGATAGTTTCTTCTGTTATACTTATACCTTTAGTTGTCTATCTTGTGTTAAAAGCCGACCTTCTCTATGTTAGATTGAGCTTTTTACTGATTGAGGCTTTGGCTTTCTCTGAATGGTTGGGGCTTGATAGCAGGCCATTTGATTTTAAAAAATCACTTTATCTTTCACTATCCATTATTTTAAGCTTTGTCTTTTTATTCTACAGCATGTATTTTGTGGATGTTTTATTTTTTGCCTTGGTGGTTTCCATGATTGTGGGTTTTTCATCTTTAAGTAAAAAAGAGGTATTTTACGACTATTACTATTTTGTCGGAGCACTTTATGTTATTTTATACTCCTTTGGCGTGAAGCTTATGGGTTTTAATAACGGCAGATGGCTTTTGCTTTTGTTATTTGTCTCCATTTGGTCGGGCGATAGTTTTGCCTATTTCTGCGGTAGGGGTTTTGGTAGACATAAACTCTCGCCTCTTATAAGCCCTAAAAAAACCATTGAAGGTGCTGTTTGTGGCGTGTTGGGCGGTGTTTTTATAGGTGTATTGTTTGGGTTATTCGCAAAGGTTAATATTTTAGATGCCTTTATTGTAGCTTTTGTCTCAAATGTAGTGGGAATATTTGGGGACTTATCAGAATCTGTTGTAAAACGATTCTTTTCAAAAAAGGATTCATCACATCTTATACCTGGGCATGGCGGTATTTTGGATAGGCTTGATAGTTTTTCCTTTGCGGTATTTTTTTCCTATCTGGTGCTTGAATGCAAAACGTTGTTGTTTTAG
- a CDS encoding isoprenyl transferase translates to MSENFPYHVAIIMDGNGRWAKQQGKNRTYGHYIGSNVVDKIVEAAIEEGVKYLTLYTFSTENWKRPKSEIRFLMFLLKKQLIKKRELFLRKNVKFNVIGDIDVFEDEIKENINQLIEITENNTGLRVSLALNYGGRYEIVRASKEIARKVKEGLIEPDEIDEKLFAQHLYTYDMPDVDLLIRTGGEKRVSNFLLWQISYGEFVFFDKHWPEFSSDDLKVAIEEFKRRKRKFGGL, encoded by the coding sequence ATGAGTGAGAATTTTCCGTACCATGTTGCCATTATAATGGATGGCAATGGCAGATGGGCAAAACAACAGGGTAAGAATAGAACTTACGGTCACTATATAGGTTCGAATGTTGTAGATAAAATAGTAGAAGCTGCTATAGAGGAAGGCGTTAAGTATCTGACGCTTTATACCTTTTCCACAGAAAACTGGAAAAGGCCGAAGAGCGAGATAAGATTTTTGATGTTCTTGCTAAAAAAACAGCTAATAAAGAAGAGAGAGTTATTTTTAAGAAAAAATGTAAAATTTAATGTTATAGGCGATATAGATGTCTTTGAGGATGAAATAAAGGAAAATATAAATCAATTGATAGAAATAACAGAGAATAATACGGGTTTGAGGGTTAGTTTGGCTTTAAACTACGGTGGCAGGTATGAAATAGTAAGAGCCTCTAAAGAGATAGCCAGAAAGGTTAAAGAGGGTCTAATAGAACCAGACGAAATAGACGAGAAGCTGTTTGCTCAACATCTCTATACCTATGATATGCCTGATGTTGATCTTTTGATTAGGACAGGTGGAGAGAAAAGGGTGAGTAATTTTCTATTGTGGCAGATTTCCTATGGGGAATTTGTCTTTTTTGATAAACATTGGCCGGAATTTAGTAGTGATGATCTAAAGGTTGCCATTGAGGAATTCAAAAGGCGTAAAAGAAAATTTGGCGGGCTGTGA
- the frr gene encoding ribosome recycling factor, whose amino-acid sequence MEESVDKVITQMKDEMKKTLSSYKKYLTTVKTGRAHVSVFEGIKVESYGQQMQLKQLATISTPDAMTVVIQPWDVSIIKEIEKAILKANMGFTPQNDGKIIKINIPPMTEEDRKKVVKLLKQESENYKVALRNARKKALKTIKDLEKEKIISEDESKRAEKEVKKALDDSSKKLDELMSNKEKEILNL is encoded by the coding sequence ATGGAGGAGAGTGTAGATAAAGTTATCACTCAGATGAAAGATGAGATGAAAAAGACTTTGAGCTCATACAAAAAATACCTAACTACCGTAAAAACGGGAAGGGCCCATGTATCTGTTTTTGAGGGTATAAAAGTTGAAAGCTACGGGCAGCAGATGCAGCTTAAACAGCTTGCAACCATATCTACACCAGATGCAATGACAGTTGTAATTCAGCCGTGGGATGTTTCTATTATAAAAGAGATAGAGAAGGCTATCCTTAAAGCAAATATGGGTTTTACGCCTCAAAACGATGGTAAAATTATAAAAATCAACATACCCCCAATGACTGAAGAAGATAGAAAAAAAGTAGTGAAGCTACTAAAACAGGAGAGCGAAAACTATAAAGTTGCTCTAAGAAACGCAAGGAAAAAAGCTTTAAAGACTATCAAAGATTTGGAGAAAGAAAAGATAATTTCAGAAGATGAATCCAAAAGAGCCGAAAAAGAGGTTAAGAAGGCTCTTGATGATAGCTCAAAGAAACTTGATGAATTAATGAGTAACAAAGAAAAAGAGATACTCAACCTTTGA
- the pyrH gene encoding UMP kinase gives MDKPVFKRILLKLSGEALMGSLSYGICEDTIKEIARQIKDVKELGVDVCTVIGGGNIFRGVKGAAMGMDRASADYMGMLATVINGLALQDALEKMDVQTRVISAIEMREIAEPYIRRRALRHLEKGRVVIFVAGTGNPYFTTDTAASLRAMEMGADVILKATKVDGVYDKDPMVYADAKRIKTITYIEVLDRNLRVMDSTAISMCMENHMPIIVFSIKEYGALKRIVLGENLGTLVK, from the coding sequence ATGGATAAGCCGGTTTTTAAGAGAATATTACTAAAATTAAGCGGGGAGGCCCTGATGGGCTCCCTTTCTTATGGAATTTGTGAGGATACCATAAAGGAAATAGCCAGGCAGATAAAGGATGTAAAAGAGCTTGGTGTTGATGTGTGTACTGTCATTGGGGGAGGTAACATTTTCAGGGGCGTTAAAGGTGCAGCTATGGGTATGGATAGGGCAAGTGCAGACTATATGGGCATGCTTGCTACTGTAATTAACGGTTTGGCGCTTCAAGATGCTCTTGAGAAGATGGATGTTCAAACACGTGTTATAAGTGCTATAGAGATGCGTGAAATAGCAGAACCCTACATTAGAAGGAGGGCTTTGAGACATCTTGAAAAGGGGAGGGTTGTAATATTTGTAGCTGGCACGGGTAATCCATACTTCACAACCGATACAGCTGCATCTTTAAGGGCTATGGAAATGGGAGCTGATGTAATATTGAAAGCGACGAAGGTTGATGGTGTTTATGATAAGGACCCAATGGTATATGCAGACGCTAAGAGAATCAAGACTATAACCTATATAGAGGTTCTTGATAGAAACCTGCGGGTAATGGACTCAACTGCTATTTCCATGTGTATGGAAAACCATATGCCTATAATAGTGTTTAGTATAAAAGAGTACGGGGCGTTAAAGAGGATAGTATTAGGCGAGAACTTAGGTACACTGGTTAAGTAG
- the tsf gene encoding translation elongation factor Ts — MANITAAMVKELRERTGAGMMACKKALQETDGDIEKAIDKLREMGLASAAKKAGREAKEGKVTSYIHAGGKIGVLVEVNCETDFVANTDDFNNLCKDIAMHIAAAAPEYVSRDEIPEDVINKEKEIMKEQLRQEGKPENILDKIVEGKIEKYYEQVCLLEQPFIKDDSMKIKDLVQNAIAKMGENIVVRRFARFKIGE, encoded by the coding sequence ATGGCTAATATAACAGCTGCAATGGTCAAGGAATTAAGGGAGAGAACAGGTGCAGGTATGATGGCCTGCAAAAAAGCGCTTCAGGAGACAGATGGAGATATAGAGAAAGCTATAGATAAACTCAGAGAGATGGGTCTTGCATCTGCGGCTAAAAAAGCTGGCAGAGAGGCCAAGGAAGGCAAGGTTACAAGCTACATCCATGCCGGTGGCAAGATAGGTGTTTTGGTAGAGGTTAACTGCGAGACAGACTTTGTTGCCAACACTGATGACTTTAATAATCTATGCAAAGATATAGCTATGCATATAGCTGCTGCAGCTCCTGAGTATGTAAGCAGGGATGAAATTCCTGAAGATGTCATAAATAAGGAAAAAGAAATAATGAAAGAGCAGCTAAGGCAGGAAGGCAAACCAGAGAATATTCTCGATAAGATTGTTGAGGGTAAGATTGAAAAGTATTATGAGCAGGTTTGTTTGCTTGAGCAGCCGTTTATTAAAGATGACAGCATGAAGATTAAAGACCTTGTTCAGAACGCTATAGCCAAGATGGGTGAAAATATAGTTGTTAGAAGATTTGCACGCTTTAAAATAGGTGAATAA
- the rpsB gene encoding 30S ribosomal protein S2 encodes MSYVTMKELLEAGVHFGHQTKRWNPKMKPFIFAARKDIHIIDLQKTIVYFDKAYEFLEDVAAQGKTVLFVCTKKQGKEEIKEAAQSCNMPYVNEKWLGGLLTNFATIQKSLEKLQRLEEMEESGEIEAYTKKEQKILRKRKEKLQKYLNGIRQMNDLPDALLIIDVKREELAVKEANKLGIPIVALVDTNCDPDPIDYVIPGNDDAIRSIKLMSARLAEAIKNGQARYEKELELKQEEEAFEEGREEKLQAEEEEEE; translated from the coding sequence ATGTCTTATGTTACGATGAAGGAGCTGCTTGAGGCTGGTGTGCATTTTGGTCATCAGACCAAGCGCTGGAATCCAAAAATGAAGCCTTTTATCTTTGCTGCAAGGAAGGATATTCACATCATTGATCTTCAGAAGACCATTGTTTATTTCGACAAGGCCTATGAGTTTTTGGAGGATGTGGCTGCTCAAGGCAAAACAGTTCTCTTTGTTTGCACCAAAAAGCAGGGCAAAGAGGAGATTAAAGAGGCTGCACAGTCATGCAATATGCCATATGTTAACGAGAAGTGGCTTGGAGGTCTTCTAACAAATTTTGCAACAATTCAGAAGAGCCTTGAAAAGCTTCAAAGACTTGAGGAGATGGAAGAATCTGGCGAGATTGAAGCTTACACAAAGAAAGAGCAAAAAATCTTAAGAAAGAGAAAAGAGAAGCTTCAAAAGTATCTAAACGGTATTAGGCAGATGAATGATTTGCCTGATGCGTTACTTATAATCGATGTAAAAAGAGAAGAACTTGCTGTCAAAGAGGCTAATAAATTGGGTATACCAATAGTTGCATTGGTTGATACAAATTGCGATCCAGACCCAATAGATTACGTGATACCCGGCAACGACGATGCCATAAGGTCTATAAAGCTCATGTCTGCAAGACTTGCTGAGGCTATAAAGAATGGTCAGGCAAGATATGAAAAAGAGCTTGAATTAAAGCAAGAGGAAGAGGCTTTTGAAGAGGGTAGAGAAGAGAAACTACAGGCAGAAGAGGAGGAAGAAGAGTAA